tggacagtagtcaggagctgttcaactacaggctgagcaagtgcagaatggtggtagaatgtgcatttggacgtttaaaggcgcgctggcgcagtttactgactcgcttagacctcagcgaaaccaatattcccactgttattactgcttgctgtgtgctccacaatatctgtgagagtaagggggagacgtttatggcggggtgggaggttgaggcaaatcgcctggctgctggttacgcgcagccagacaccagggcggttagaagagcacaggagggcgcggtacgcatcagagaagctttgaaaaacagtttcatgactggccaggctacggtgtgaaagttctgtttgtttctccttgatgaaccccaccgccccttggttcactctactcccctgtaagctaaccacccgcccctcctcccttcaatcaccacttgcagaggcaataaagtcattgttgcttcacattcatgcattctttattcattcatcacacaaatagggggatgactaccaaggtatcccaggaggggtggtggaggagggaaggaaaatgccacacagcactttaagcacagcactttaaaagtttacaactttaaaatttattgaatgacagccttcttttttttgggcaatcctctgtggtggagtggctggttggccggaggcccccccaccgcgttcttgggcgtctgggtgtggaggctatggaacttggggaggagggtggttggttacagaggggctgcagtggcagtctgtgctccagctgcctttgctgcagctcaaccatacactggagcatactggtttggtcctccagcagcctcagcattgaatcctgcctcctctcatcacgctgccgccacatttgagcttcagccctgtcttcagcccaccacttactgtCTTCGgctcgccacctctcctcccggtcattttgtgctttcctgcactctgacattatttgcctccacgcattcgtctgtgctctgtcagtgtgggaggacagcatgagctcagagaacatttcatcgcgagtgcgtttttttttctttctaagcttcactagcctctgggaaggagaagatcctgtgatcattgaaacacatgcagctggtggagaaaaaaaaagggacagcggtatttaaaaagacacattttataaaacagtcgctacactctttcagggtaaaccttgctgttaacattacatacatagcacatgtgctttcgttacaaggtcgcattttgcctcctcccaccgcgtgaacggattttggttgaatgccagcaaccatacactgcaatgctttgttctacagtgattccccagtacgtgttgctggcctggagtggtaaagtgtcctaccatgaaggacgaaataaggctgccctccccagaaaccttttgcaaaggcagaaccgcaaatgccagggcaaagtaatcctttcacatgcttgcttttaaaccatgtatagcattttaaaaggtacactcaccagaggtcccttctccgcctgctgagtccaggaggcagccttgggtgggttcggggggtactggctccaggtctagggtgagaaacagttcctggctgtcgggaaaaccggtttctccgcttgcttgctgtgagctatctacaacctcctcatcatcatcttcttcgtccccaaaacctacttccgtattgcctccatctccattgaaggagtcaaacaacacagctggggtagtggtggctgaaccccctaaaatggcatgcagctcatcatagaagcggcatgtttggggctctgacccagagcggctgttcgcctctctagttttctggtaggcttgcctcagctccttcagtttcacgcggcactgcttcgggtccctgttatggcctctgtccttcatgccctgggagattttcagaaaggttttggcatttcaaaaactggaacggagttctgatagcacggattcctctccccaaacagcgatcagatcccgtacctcccattcggtccatgctggagctcttttgcgattctgggactccatcatggtcacctgtgctgatgagctctgcatggtcacctgcagcttgccacgctggccaaacaggaaatgagattcaaaagttcgcggttcttttcctgtctacctggccagtgcatctgagttgagagcgctgtccagagcggtcaaaatggagcactctgggatagctcccggaggccaataccatcgaattgtgtccacagtaccccaaattcgagccggcaatgtcgatttaagcgctaatccacttgtcaggggtggagtaaggaaatcgattttaagagccctttaagtcgaaataaagggcttcattgtgtggacgggtgcaggtttaaatcgatttaacgctgctaaattcgacctaaagtcctagtgtagaccagggcaacatggctgctactctgaaacctatagtgcCCAAGTTGCTTCAGTTTTGATAAAGCTGTCCACTGTACCAGAGTCAATGAAGAAGCACTTGGAGATGCCCCAGGATTTGTGACTCAGCTAGTGTTTGTAGGTGTGGTGCCAGACAGACAGTCCACATTTATTGACCAAGTCCCAAAATGTACTTTTTTGGGTTTTCCCAGAGTGGGTGTTTAGACTCATGAGCAGAGAAAGGATCTTATTCATGGGGGAATGGAGATGTTTTTGAGGATAGTGGGCTGCCAAGTGTGCTGGTttggagttgtcataaatataaagggaagggtaaccacctttctgtatacagtgctataaaatccctcctggccagaggcaagaTCCTgtagggttaagaagctcagctaacctggctggcacctgacccaaaggaccaataaggggacaagatactttcaaatcttgggaggggagaaggcttttgttttctgctctttgtttacgtggttgttctctcttgggactgagagaggctagacagaaatccatcttctccaacccatcctaatccaagtctccaatattgcaaccagtataggtaagccaggcaaggcagattagtttatcttttgttttatgtgaattttccctgtgttaagagggagttttattcctgttttctgtaactttaaggttttgcccagagggggaatcctctgtgttttgaatctgaataccctgtaaagtatcttccatcctgattttacctttcttttttttttttaaataaaatccttcttttaagaacctgactgacttttccattgttccaagatccaggggtttgggtctttaatgattttgtaacaaattggttaggatattattctcaagcctccccaggaaagggggtgtgtagggcttggggggatattttgggggaagacgtctccaagtggtctctttccctggtctttgtttaaaacgcttggtggtggcagcatattgttcaaggacaaggcaaagtttgtaccttggggaagtttttaacctaagctggtaagaataagcttagggggtctttcatgcaggtccccacatctgtacccttgagttcacagtgggaaaggaaccctgacaggagtTCACCCAGGCCAGTAAGGGATTCAGTCTCTGTTTCCCTTGTACCTCCGGATGTCTTGTGGCTCTGTAGCTTTGGGCCAGAGTTCTGACCCCCTCaacagcctgccagcagcccATAAGCTTCACCCTCCTTTTGCCCAACCCAGTTACTCCTTGCAGACTGACCTCAGTACCCTTCCAGCCCTGAATTCACCCCAAAACCATCCTACAGCAGGGACCAGACCCTCTCACTGAACCCTCAGGAACCCTGTCTCCTTTCTAGAAGCACACACTTTACTGAACTTACACAGCAGTGATGATTTAGAATGAAGCCAAACAAGCTTCTGAACAAAAGAACATGGATTAAGTGATATCAAGTAAAAGGGATAAAGTCGGAAacagttacaagcaaataaaagtgaaaatgcaTCTAAAAGACTATAACTTAACCTAGCAAGATACAGTCTTTGTTGAAGATGGTTTCTATCCCAATCCAGTCTCCCATCCAGCTTTTACTGGCCAATCATGTCTGCACTcacactgaagcttttcccacagcccTTAGGCTTGCAAGGTTGcgctcctgtgtggattctctgatgtgtactaAGGTTTGAGCGGTgcgtgaagcttttcccacagtgtCGACacttatagggtttctctcctgtgtggattctctgatggccCAGAAGGTATGAGTGGTgcgtgaagcttttcccacagtgtCGACacttatagggtttctctcctgtgtggattctctgatgggtAAGAAGATTTGCGCTGCAACTGAAACGCTTTGCACAGTCAGGGCATTTAAAGGGCTTTTCTTCCCTGTGGGTTCCCTCATGTCTAGCAAGGTGTGAGCTCTGacggaagcttttcccacagttaGGACACTTATAGGGTCTCTCCCCCGTGTGAGTTTTCTGATGTTTTATCAGGGTAGAGCTcagagtgaagcttttcccacagttgaggcatttatagggtttatCTCCGGTGTGGATTCTATTGTGTCTATCAAGTTCCGATTTATAAGCAAAACTTTTTCCACAGTCAGTGCATTTCTTGGATTTTCCTGCTCTGCAGATTCTCTGCTGACTAATAATGTGTGAGATGCTATTGTAGCTTTCCCCTGAGTCACCACGTGTCTTTGGCCCCTCTCCCAAGTGGGCTGCCTGACGGAGTGGGATGCCTTTGAGACTTCTCCCACGGTGACTGGATTTTCCCCATGTCTCCCCAGAGAGGTTTCtctgcagcctctctggcctgagCTGTGTCTGACAGGCTTCTCCCAGCTCAGAAGTCTGGGAAACATCCCCTTCTGATCTTCCCGATACCATCCCCTGTGGTTCAACTTGCTCAGCaccttcctgctgagaattctccTCCTTGTTGTTATTCACTGTCCCAtcacctgctgggacagagagagaatccGGACAGGGAACCTCAGAAAGGGGAATGTGAAGAACAAACCCAAATAACTGCGGGGGATGGAACCAATTCTGCCTTTACACCTCATTCAAACACTCAGCGGGAGGGAGCTAGTGCCAGGCGTCAGTCAGGGTGGGTGGCAAGCCATGAGGGATGTCTGCCCTGAGGATATGAATGGGCTGGGGACAGTCATGTCCTGGGTGAAATGAGGCGGAATTGGGGGAGTTCACAGGGACTCAGTGGGAATCCCAGCTGTTTTGTTCACCCCTCCATGGTTTCTCAGTCAGTTTATCTGATTCCTCACCTATGCAGGTTCCTGTCAGCATGTCCCTTTTCTCAGAGCCCTGGAGATCCAGGACCCATGACATCTCTCCTCGTTCTAGCTGTGAGACCAAGTCAGG
This genomic interval from Caretta caretta isolate rCarCar2 chromosome 14, rCarCar1.hap1, whole genome shotgun sequence contains the following:
- the LOC125621803 gene encoding uncharacterized protein LOC125621803 → MAAVELEQGLVTFTEVAVYFSKEEWALLDPDQKALYRDVMQENYETLTSLGFVTPKPDLVSQLERGEMSWVLDLQGSEKRDMLTGTCIAGDGTVNNNKEENSQQEGAEQVEPQGMVSGRSEGDVSQTSELGEACQTQLRPERLQRNLSGETWGKSSHRGRSLKGIPLRQAAHLGEGPKTRGDSGESYNSISHIISQQRICRAGKSKKCTDCGKSFAYKSELDRHNRIHTGDKPYKCLNCGKSFTLSSTLIKHQKTHTGERPYKCPNCGKSFRQSSHLARHEGTHREEKPFKCPDCAKRFSCSANLLTHQRIHTGEKPYKCRHCGKSFTHHSYLLGHQRIHTGEKPYKCRHCGKSFTHRSNLSTHQRIHTGAQPCKPKGCGKSFSVSADMIGQ